Proteins from a single region of Trypanosoma brucei brucei TREU927 chromosome 7, complete sequence:
- a CDS encoding 5'-3' exonuclease XRNA, putative (XRNA: pers. comm. C. Clayton, University of Heidelberg; similar to Exonuclease II (EC 3.1.11.-) (Exo II) (P140) (Swiss-Prot:P40383) [Schizosaccharomyces pombe]) has translation MGVPKFFRWVAERYPSVITPFRDFPPPVDNLYLDMNGIIHNCTHPNDADATHKAPTEKAMVEAMFSYLEKLFNAIQPRKCFFLAVDGVAPRAKMNQQRQRRYRSGYEMMVAREEALSRGEELPEEADVFDSNCITPGTDFMVRISEHFQYFIMMKMSTDPAWQNCSVIYSGHDHPGEGEHKIVEFIRRRKMQPDYGPNETHCMYGLDADLVMLALATHEPHFVLLREVVTFGFGQESRRAREQREQDESDGIVADKSYQKPDEFVLFHVNVLRDYLDLEVRERLGDKLPTNYDLERVVDDFVLMCFFIGNDFLPSIPTLGIHDGSLVQMLDLYAQRVLLAHTYLTDMGRIDWRAVEGWLQGLADLEFTTIKAREAQEQEYQRRMAQQCGEHRAATISTSTVESLREYKDRYYRDKHQFAMGWDPQGEDMAKLRLHYIEGIMWVIGYYYQGPPSWKWYFPHHYAPMASDLVNLPAVAACVKFDPGKPFLPHQQLLAVLPPMSYRSMPRAYWPLLRSKNSPLARYFPEKLQIDREGTRAPWEGVVLIPFIEERTLLAAYETVQDRVTPEERKNNRLGLPTLYAYDPTIEAYEVPNSLFGPLRRTTVRRDAFDFPPLTKFIPRLCTGVCTGEQQFEGFTTLRSKWRYITPQRESGVVTIFGMPARGESLLLGLKDSFNAIAAHEVATLVGQEVLVGFPHYRRARVVAVSDKRVHISANINLEGVSCGANVRELNRDASMNIAKELETHRQCMREKLGMSVSNLTVLVYVNLFTGMRMTRKGRVVRNFSKDQTCYALPLVARLQDVKLTEDSRYVERDRVEWDNRFGSRVILVGAEPKSMKGKDQQLYGSSGVVVRSSPDAEGTFTVAARVFQKPVSIPHVLLDYASSRNWVSMPDVSNEVRVGPLALKHLVGSVRTSPQYGCREIGLGLIYTRNNLVRIGYAKQTVRGGKAWGAPGGRLGAGLENSDDAFGRPVQDAAPAGHYLESLQKGESRPRSSRPMQYMTWFSRKAVVLIKTYVERFKPLVDRLESIASSPQALDPPQFMTGEWADNDVDDVLRSIEEFIESCGIQSVPLVAAQDDAFPREHVRMLEEELDRQGPRPLEDRMLSSVARRCLYFPVTRCAGGHISQLPLPQEQTVHLGSRVVNCRACGAAPFGATGTVVRLLSTGHDAEVVYDDPFVGGSYFDGRLRQPRGSISKLSTLLVLNKPSGDESESSQGQNGSVVQNLKSICKKLQQKEDDHDQQQQHGRGVGIPSTEGTPSIPKPRSAMGETSASGIAAGRNVVSPSSLTVSGGSGGIQVAELMGKLASSKATSPDAGLNICGATYAPTVASNKLPVAPRSVTTTAAPGSGTFSVPLPRTSGNANRTNSGDGEGDKGCRKPGFSFTVPSEVLNGEFQIRPGEGALLLKRMISQHLSGDRKR, from the coding sequence ATGGGTGTTCCAAAATTCTTTCGATGGGTAGCGGAGCGCTACCCCTCAGTGATCACCCCATTTCGTGATTTTCCACCTCCAGTTGATAATCTGTACCTGGATATGAATGGTATTATTCACAACTGCACACATCCCAATGATGCGGATGCCACACACAAAGCGCCCACGGAGAAGGCTATGGTCGAGGCCATGTTTTCGTACTTGGAAAAACTTTTCAATGCGATTCAGCCCCGAAAGTGCTTCTTCCTTGCCGTTGATGGCGTGGCCCCACGAGCCAAGATGAaccagcaacggcagcggcgtTACCGCAGTGGGTACGAAATGATGGTTGCACGGGAGGAGGCTTTATCTCGCGGCGAGGAACTTCCCGAGGAAGctgatgtgtttgacagTAACTGCATTACCCCGGGAACGGACTTCATGGTGCGCATAAGTGAACATTTTCAATACTTTATCATGATGAAGATGTCGACGGACCCTGCGTGGCAAAACTGTAGCGTTATCTACTCGGGCCATGACCACCCCGGTGAGGGTGAGCATAAAATTGTTGAATTTATCCGTCGGAGGAAGATGCAGCCGGACTACGGTCCGAACGAAACGCACTGCATGTACGGACTTGATGCAGATCTCGTCATGCTAGCGCTCGCTACTCACGAGCCTCATTTTGTGCTGTTGCGTGAGGTGGTGACCTTTGGGTTTGGCCAGGAATCGCGGCGGGCACGTGAACAGCGTGAGCAGGACGAATCAGACGGCATTGTGGCTGACAAGTCTTATCAGAAGCCTGACgagtttgttttgtttcatgtgAATGTCTTGCGTGATTATCTCGACCTTGAGGTTCGCGAGAGGCTTGGTGACAAGCTCCCGACCAACTACGACCTAGAGCGAGTTGTAGACGACTTCGTGCTCATGTGCTTTTTTATCGGTAATGATTTTCTACCGAGTATCCCAACGCTTGGTATCCACGATGGAAGTTTGGTGCAAATGCTTGACCTTTACGCGCAGCGGGTGCTGTTGGCCCACACGTACCTAACCGACATGGGACGCATTGACTGGCGAGCCGTGGAGGGGTGGCTGCAGGGGCTTGCCGACCTAGAATTCACCACAATTAAAGCTCGAGAGGCGCAGGAACAGGAGTATCAGCGAAGAATGGCACAACAATGTGGCGAACACCGGGCTGCCACAATATCAACGTCGACTGTGGAGTCGTTAAGGGAGTACAAAGACCGTTACTACCGAGACAAGCATCAGTTTGCCATGGGGTGGGATCCACAAGGGGAAGATATGGCCAAACTAAGACTACACTACATTGAGGGCATCATGTGGGTTATTGGCTACTACTACCAGGGGCCGCCATCGTGGAAGTGGTACTTTCCACACCACTACGCGCCAATGGCCAGCGATCTGGTTAATCTTCCCGCTGTGGCGGCTTGTGTTAAATTTGATCCCGGTAaaccttttcttccccaccAACAGTTGCTCGCGGTTTTGCCGCCTATGTCGTACCGCTCTATGCCCCGTGCCTATTGGCCGTTACTACGAAGCAAAAACAGTCCTCTGGCCAGGTATTTTCCAGAAAAGCTTCAAATCGATCGAGAGGGCACACGCGCACCCTGGGAGGGTGTAGTGTTGATTCCCTTCATCGAAGAACGGACGTTGCTTGCCGCGTATGAAACCGTGCAAGATCGAGTAACGCCGGAGGAACGTAAGAACAACCGCCTAGGTCTACCAACCCTCTATGCCTACGATCCCACTATTGAAGCCTACGAGGTGCCAAACTCGTTATTTGGGCCCCTGAGAAGAACCACCGTTCGCCGTGACGCTTTCGACTTCCCCCCCTTGACAAAGTTTATTCCGCGGCTCTGCACAGGCGTGTGCACTGGTGAGCAACAGTTTGAAGGGTTCACGACACTTCGGTCGAAGTGGCGTTACATCACCCCACAACGTGAGAGCGGTGTTGTGACTATCTTCGGCATGCCCGCACGCGGTGAGAGCTTGCTCCTAGGGTTGAAGGACAGCTTCAACGCTATTGCCGCCCATGAGGTCGCAACGCTTGTTGGGCAGGAAGTTCTTGTTGGATTCCCGCACTACCGCCGCGCACGTGTGGTAGCGGTTAGCGACAAACGTGTGCACATCAGCGCCAATATAAATCTAGAGGGTGTTTCGTGTGGTGCCAACGTACGGGAACTAAACCGGGACGCTTCAATGAATATAGCGAAGGAATTGGAAACACATCGACAGTGTATGCGGGAGAAGCTCGGAATGTCTGTAAGCAACCTGACAGTACTCGTGTATGTTAACCTTTTTACTGGAATGCGCATGACCCGAAAGGGGCGTGTGGTGCGCAACTTTTCCAAGGACCAAACATGCTATGCATTGCCCCTTGTAGCGCGCTTGCAAGACGTGAAATTAACGGAAGACTCTCGCTACGTTGAGAGGGATCGTGTGGAATGGGATAACCGCTTTGGTTCCAGAGTCATACTGGTTGGAGCTGAGCCAAAAAGTATGAAGGGGAAGGATCAGCAGCTATATGGTAGTTCTGGTGTTGTGGTTAGATCCAGCCCTGATGCTGAGGGGACGTTTACTGTCGCTGCACGGGTGTTTCAAAAGCCAGTTTCTATTCCGCACGTGCTGCTTGACTATGCTTCGTCTCGCAATTGGGTATCAATGCCAGATGTGAGCAATGAGGTCCGTGTTGGTCCCTTGGCTCTAAAGCATCTTGTAGGTTCTGTACGCACATCCCCTCAGTACGGTTGCCGTGAGATTGGGCTCGGCCTCATTTACACGCGGAATAACCTCGTTCGCATCGGTTACGCGAAACAAACGGTGCGTGGTGGCAAAGCATGGGGAGCCCCCGGTGGCAGGTTGGGTGCGGGGCTGGAAAATAGTGACGATGCATTTGGCAGGCCAGTCCAAGATGCTGCGCCGGCGGGTCACTACTTGGAAAGCCTGCAAAAGGGCGAGTCTCGTCCCCGATCTTCCCGTCCCATGCAGTACATGACATGGTTCTCGCGGAAAGCCGTTGTCTTAATCAAAACGTACGTGGAGAGGTTCAAACCACTTGTTGACCGACTGGAAAGCATTGCCTCTTCACCCCAAGCTCTGGATCCCCCGCAGTTCATGACGGGCGAGTGGGCTGATAACGACGTGGACGACGTTCTTCGTTCGATCGAAGAGTTTATCGAATCGTGTGGCATACAAAGCGTCCCCCTTGTTGCTGCCCAAGATGACGCTTTTCCACGAGAACACGTGCGAATGTTGGAAGAAGAGCTGGACCGTCAAGGGCCACGGCCGTTGGAGGACAGAATGCTGAGCTCGGTGGCGCGGCGGTGTCTCTACTTTCCTGTCACAAGATGTGCTGGTGGACACATTTCCCAATTACCTCTTCCCCAGGAGCAGACAGTTCACCTTGGCTCCCGCGTTGTGAACTGCCGTGCCTGTGGTGCAGCACCTTTCGGTGCAACTGGTACCGTTGTTCGTTTGCTATCAACTGGCCACGACGCGGAAGTTGTGTATGATGACCCTTTCGTTGGTGGAAGTTACTTTGACGGCAGGCTGCGTCAGCCTCGTGGTTCGATATCGAAATTGTCAACACTCCTCGTTTTGAATAAACCTTCGGGTGACGAATCTGAGTCGTCACAAGGACAAAATGGGTCCGTTGTCCAAAATTTAAAGAGTATCTGCAAGAAGTTGCAGCAAAAGGAGGACGATCAcgatcaacaacagcaacatggGCGTGGGGTGGGAATTCCATCCACGGAAGGTACCCCAAGCATCCCGAAGCCACGTAGCGCCATGGGGGAGACAAGTGCTTCTGGTATCGCAGCTGGACGGAACGTCGTGTCACCTTCATCTCTAACGGTAAGTGGTGGTTCTGGCGGCATTCAAGTAGCAGAACTTATGGGGAAATTGGCATCGTCGAAGGCGACTTCACCAGATGCAGGGCTGAATATTTGTGGTGCAACATATGCTCCAACTGTCGCTAGCAATAAACTGCCGGTGGCTCCTCGCTCAGTAACCACCACGGCAGCCCCCGGCTCCGGGACCTTCTCCGTTCCACTACCGCGTACAAGTGGCAACGCAAACAGGACAAACAGCGGCGATGGCGAAGGTGATAAAGGTTGCAGGAAGCCtggtttctcttttactgTTCCGTCGGAGGTTTTGAACGGTGAATTCCAAATTCGCCCTGGTGAAGGGGCTTTGCTTCTGAAGCGCATGATTTCTCAGCATTTATCAGGAGACAGGAAACGATGA
- a CDS encoding NAD(p)-dependent steroid dehydrogenase-like protein (similar to SP:Q15738: NAD(P)-dependent steroid dehydrogenase (EC 1.1.1.-) {Homo sapiens}), with translation MGKLNPALSPLQKKTSTNVYPPVPKNCVVTGGTGFVGTRLVEMLVERGAERVVSFDIVPMESAVSAWQHPVIEYVVGDITNYNDVLVALEGADCVWHLAAAVGPFHPRELYRKVNYGGTMNVIRACFQLGVKKLVMSSSPSTRFKGGLFHRPCVDGLTEDEMPKLPLDSYMQMYAETKAEAELAVTAASCDDLLTVSVAPHQVYGPRDNLFLPNMLEAAGTGKLRVFGSGKNRICFTHVDNYAHGLIIAERGLYKGSPILGKFYIVTDGSTHPEPDAYCIFWNELDKAVVAMGFVSIHKKIRVSFWLIYVVALAGELVGWMFGFVFKLNVFNVFVLTMHRWFRITAAERDLGYRPIISFTEGWDDTITWFKMNWLPTFEGRSRSLLGLSHRSQQKIDIQARMTR, from the coding sequence ATGGGTAAACTAAACCCCGCCCTTTCCCCACTGCAGAAGAAGACATCAACAAATGTTTATCCACCCGTTCCAAAGAACTGTGTTGTTACGGGTGGTACAGGTTTCGTGGGCACGCGGCTCGTGGAAATGCTCGTGGAGCGAGGAGCTGAGAGGGTCGTGAGTTTTGATATCGTACCGATGGAGTCCGCCGTCAGTGCGTGGCAACATCCTGTCATTGAATACGTTGTAGGGGATATTACTAACTACAACGATGTGTTGGTTGCTCTAGAGGGTGCCGACTGTGTGTGGCATCTGGCGGCTGCTGTTGGGCCATTTCACCCGCGCGAGTTGTACCGCAAGGTGAACTATGGGGGCACAATGAATGTCATTCGCGCGTGCTTTCAGCTGGGTGTGAAAAAACTTGTGATGAGCAGCTCACCGTCCACGCGCTTCAAGGGGGGTCTTTTTCACCGACCATGCGTTGATGGACTTACGGAAGATGAGATGCCAAAGTTGCCGTTGGATTCTTACATGCAGATGTACGCTGAGACTAAGGCGGAAGCAGAACTAGCCGTGACTGCCGCATCTTGTGACGACCTTTTAACAGTAAGTGTAGCACCTCACCAAGTTTATGGTCCACGAGACAACCTTTTCCTGCCGAATATGCTGGAGGCTGCGGGAACGGGGAAACTGCGTGTTTTTGGCTCTGGAAAGAATAGGATATGCTTTACGCACGTGGACAATTATGCCCATGGCCTTATAATAGCGGAGCGGGGGTTGTACAAGGGTTCACCCATCCTGGGTAAATTTTATATCGTGACTGATGGAAGCACTCATCCCGAACCCGATGCATACTGCATTTTTTGGAATGAGCTGGACAAAGCGGTGGTCGCAATGGGATTCGTATCTATTCATAAAAAAATACGCGTCAGTTTCTGGTTGATCTATGTTGTTGCTCTGGCGGGAGAGTTGGTCGGCTGGATGTTTGGATTTGTGTTTAAGCTCAATGTTTTCAACGTCTTCGTTTTGACGATGCATCGATGGTTTCGTATAACTGCGGCCGAAAGGGATCTTGGCTATAGGCCAATAATATCGTTTACTGAAGGCTGGGATGACACCATTACGTGGTTTAAGATGAACTGGCTTCCTACATTTGAGGGGCGGAGTCGGTCTTTATTGGGTTTGTCGCACCGCTCGCAGCAAAAAATTGACATACAGGCAAGGATGACAAGGTAA
- a CDS encoding oligopeptidase B protein, putative (similar to Protease II (EC 3.4.21.83) (Oligopeptidase B). (Swiss-Prot:Q59536) [Moraxella lacunata]) — translation MTALYPWVPTSNAMYAFGRRLVNRFFPQVRNVYPLTFLDGPLPEEVPQSFLLHGRNDQPDPFKYMEDLFDRRTQSYVRQEQRHFTLVDSKFDFKHNKARLWAELDAKVVITSREGGFDKGEERIGDYIYFTRVVPGGDPNAIGFYRKRFGEVDLLAEELINPSALQQHFGYAHCNVGVCRVSQDGKYLAYTLSVGGGDRYICHVRSIDNASLFHVIRGRNIVSIEFGSDNQFYFTESNELNRPNAVIMQEIRPGVLPPPVELYRDDDEQFFVDVRKTKDNAYIVITSDSKVKCSALVLPASFPKIPREMQAFFPDARPVEIAGKGSWNWLEHYMGHFLMVVGDRGPNHRVVYAREEVVLKYGMDAEWKELVPHRDDVQIVDIDLFHDHIVLYESHFAFERINHIRIIKCGKGIDDTARRSRADDLVIHFPPLACVTPGLNKNFDQDSISFVYSSLCQPSKDCVFNFNSEMTSGKCRMCSPEAIFTQRQSEQFTPWDYMWPYTIYRDVCVSKDGTQVPITICHRRDAFVQEATDFEAQPNTPKHCFIYVYGSYGEVPSMHFQLAPYMWMLRRRWTVAFAHVRGGGELPNWAEQGRGEKKINAVHDFIACCEHMVNMGYTKPELMVAAGNSAGCVPIAAAMNMRGCGLFGNVLMRSPFLDVISTMVDPDLPLSLAEQDDWGDPLNSPKDYTRLLHYDPYHNINDRVTYPGMMVSVCLDDDRVPPWNSLKYVAKLRQQRRRKGVDPVEKPLILRVRSSGGHYIWNDTENLCEELSFLCSQLDLEGPGKVLNDMDIMTHMHNLTVTGAMDHDDQEKVFLKWDNWERERIDYHVKLHNFDWEPNFRKLKAEKQPFFWVPTDSELHQSKVDEMFRAKERDIRERGKSEAKTGSTGRAMGENKWASENGRK, via the coding sequence ATGACGGCACTCTATCCGTGGGTTCCAACATCCAATGCGATGTACGCGTTTGGGAGGCGGCTCGTGAACCGTTTTTTCCCGCAGGTACGCAACGTATATCCGCTGACGTTCCTCGACGGGCCGTTACCGGAGGAAGTTCCACAGTCTTTTCTGCTGCACGGCAGAAACGACCAACCAGATCCGTTCAAGTACATGGAAGATCTCTTCGATCGTCGCACTCAGAGCTATGTGCGGCAAGAGCAACGGCACTTTACTTTGGTTGACAGCAAGTTTGATTTCAAGCACAACAAAGCGCGTTTGTGGGCGGAACTTGATGCGAAGGTCGTAATAACCAGTCGTGAGGGTGGGTTTGACAAAGGAGAGGAGCGAATAGGTGATTACATCTATTTCACACGTGTTGTCCCTGGCGGTGACCCCAATGCAATTGGGTTTTACCGTAAGCGTTTCGGTGAAGTGGATTTGCTCGCAGAGGAACTGATCAACCCGTCCGCTCTGCAACAACACTTTGGATACGCCCATTGTAATGTGGGAGTCTGCCGTGTTTCTCAGGACGGAAAGTACCTAGCGTATACTCTTTCCGTGGGGGGAGGCGACCGCTACATTTGTCATGTGCGAAGCATCGACAACGCCAGCCTTTTCCATGTGATCCGCGGTCGCAACATAGTAAGTATCGAGTTTGGATCGGACAACCAATTTTACTTCACAGAATCCAATGAGCTTAATCGTCCAAATGCGGTGATAATGCAGGAGATACGTCCCGGTGTTCTTCCACCGCCCGTGGAGCTATACcgagatgatgatgagcaattttttgttgatgttcGAAAAACGAAGGACAACGCCTACATAGTGATCACATCCGACTCCAAAGTGAAGTGCAGTGCCCTTGTGTTGCCTGCTTCGTTTCCAAAGATTCCACGTGAAATGCAAGCTTTCTTCCCCGATGCACGGCCGGTGGAGATTGCCGGCAAGGGAAGCTGGAACTGGCTGGAGCACTACATGGGTCATTTCCTCATGGTCGTGGGTGACAGGGGTCCAAATCACCGTGTGGTATACGCACGGGAGGAGGTGGTTCTCAAGTATGGCATGGACGCTGAATGGAAGGAGCTTGTGCCACACCGAGACGATGTGCAGATAGTTGATATTGACCTTTTTCACGATCACATTGTACTATATGAATCCCATTTTGCCTTTGAGCGCATTAACCACATCCGCATCATCAAGTGCGGGAAAGGCATTGATGATACTGCGCGGCGGTCGCGAGCAGACGACCTGGTGATTCACTTCCCTCCACTCGCTTGTGTGACGCCTGGATTGAACAAAAACTTTGACCAGGACTCTATTAGTTTTGTGTACAGTAGTCTTTGCCAACCCAGCAAAGATTGCGTCTTCAACTTTAATAGCGAAATGACTTCCGGTAAGTGCCGGATGTGCAGCCCGGAAGCCATTTTTACACAACGACAGTCAGAGCAATTTACGCCGTGGGATTACATGTGGCCCTATACTATATATCGGGATGTCTGCGTTTCCAAGGATGGCACGCAGGTCCCCATAACTATCTGTCACCGGCGTGATGCATTCGTGCAAGAAGCGACGGATTTCGAGGCGCAGCCCAACACACCCAAGCACTGTTTTATCTATGTCTACGGTTCTTACGGTGAAGTACCGTCCATGCACTTTCAGTTGGCACCGTATATGTGGATGCTACGCCGGCGTTGGACTGTTGCCTTTGCCCACGTGCGTGGTGGTGGCGAACTCCCCAACTGGGCCGAGCAGGGCAGGGgtgagaaaaagataaacgCGGTCCACGACTTCATCGCTTGTTGTGAGCATATGGTCAATATGGGGTACACGAAACCGGAGCTCATGGTAGCGGCGGGCAATAGTGCAGGATGCGTACCGATAGCGGCAGCCATGAACATGCGAGGGTGCGGTCTCTTCGGGAACGTATTAATGCGGTCACCTTTTTTGGATGTCATAAGCACGATGGTGGACCCAGACCTTCCGCTCTCGTTGGCCGAGCAGGACGACTGGGGTGACCCGCTCAACTCCCCTAAGGATTACACTCGGCTGCTTCACTACGATCCGTACCATAACATCAATGATCGCGTGACCTACCCTGgtatgatggtttcggtttgtcTCGACGATGACCGCGTGCCTCCCTGGAATAGTTTAAAGTATGTGGCGAAGCTGCGGCAACAGCGACGGCGCAAAGGTGTGGATCCTGTGGAGAAACCACTTATTCTGCGTGTGCGCAGCAGCGGTGGTCACTACATATGGAACGACACTGAGAATCTCTGCGAGGAGTTATCATTCTTGTGTTCACAGCTTGACCTTGAGGGTCCTGGAAAGGTGCTCAACGACATGGACATTATGACGCACATGCACAACCTCACTGTCACTGGCGCAATGGATCACGATGACCAGGAGAAAGTTTTCCTCAAGTGGGATAATTGGGAGCGGGAGCGCATCGACTACCACGTTAAGCTGCATAATTTTGATTGGGAACCCAACTTTCGCAAACTAAAGGCAGAAAAACAGCCCTTCTTCTGGGTTCCTACGGACAGCGAGCTCCATCAAAGCAAAGTGGATGAGATGTTTCGTGCGAAAGAACGAGACATACGAGAACGCGGGAAGAGTGAAGCGAAAACTGGGAGTACCGGTCGAGCcatgggggaaaacaaatggGCCTCGGAAAACGGGAGAAAATAG
- a CDS encoding ribonuclease H1 (identical to GP:2114394: ribonuclease H1 {Trypanosoma brucei}EGAD|141244|150614 ribonuclease H1 {Trypanosoma brucei} (PMID:9178276)) — protein sequence MGKKRFYAVAVGRQTGVFSTWEECQKQVSGFSGARFKSFLTLQEAQAYASGVQDVEPGSVGTSLVADSHTPVLVGVKRALSLDVTLDAVEVDAADDGNEVDDESKQQVLSPEWVEARKREAVVVYVDGACRNNGSRSRERRPRAGFGGFYGDGDSRNFKFPLPAHEPQTNQRAELSALIHVLRVALDSHPCYNLCVYSDSKYTVMGVNSYLHRWERNGFKTAGGGDVANIDLWSQLTKLRNRHLSRCAERFTMEFRFKASLAAIAARAVALQLKHVPGHAGVYGNEMADRLAVEACESPFG from the coding sequence atgggaaagaaaaggtttTACGCGGTGGCGGTTGGCAGACAAACCGGTGTTTTCAGTACCTGGGAGGAGTGCCAGAAGCAGGTCTCAGGGTTCTCTGGAGCCCGTTTTAAGTCTTTTTTGACTTTACAGGAGGCGCAGGCCTATGCTAGTGGGGTGCAGGACGTTGAGCCGGGAAGTGTCGGCACATCACTTGTGGCTGACTCGCACACGCCTGTTTTGGTGGGTGTAAAGCGCGCGCTTTCACTTGATGTGACGTTAGATGCTGTGGAGGTGGATGCTGCGGATGACGGTAATGAAGTGGATGACGAAAGTAAGCAGCAGGTTCTCTCCCCAGAATGGGTAGAGGCCCGGAAACGGGAGGCGGTTGTTGTGTATGTTGATGGGGCCTGCAGAAATAACGGAAGTCGAAGCCGTGAAAGACGACCACGTGCTGGCTTCGGTGGATTCTATGGCGACGGTGACAGCCGTAACTTTAAATTCCCTCTTCCAGCTCACGAACCCCAGACCAATCAGCGTGCGGAACTCTCCGCGCTCATCCATGTCTTGCGCGTTGCGTTGGACTCTCACCCTTGCTACAATTTGTGTGTATACAGTGATAGCAAGTACACCGTAATGGGTGTCAATTCCTACTTGCACCGGTGGGAACGCAACGGTTTTAAAACTGCCGGTGGAGGCGACGTTGCTAACATCGACTTGTGGAGTCAATTGACGAAATTGCGTAATAGGCACTTATCCCGGTGCGCGGAACGTTTCACTATGGAGTTCCGCTTCAAGGCTAGTTTAGCAGCGATAGCTGCACGCGCTGTCGCGTTGCAGTTGAAGCACGTCCCGGGGCACGCAGGTGTGTATGGGAATGAAATGGCAGACCGCTTGGCAGTTGAGGCCTGTGAATCGCCCTTTGGCTAA
- a CDS encoding glutamine synthetase, putative: MLSGITFEIFLFNFEIYHDFSSPLLFSLAIRIVIACGIPSMTNSSVQQVGCRVTYIWLSGKDSHHDIRSKDRTIYISPDDLEKDPKELLRLDMFPVWNFDGSSTGQAEGLITEIHIKPVNAYHCCIPRASSSVPWIVVLAECFLPTGEPTPDNSRAVARRIFDKGLGTHPWFGMEQEYFLVKDGHPYGWCPTCPPASQGPYYCATGSECIRGRKHVDLHYEVCLQMGLKICGTNAEVAFGQWEFQVGPCEGIEMGDQLVVARWVLLRILELEGLDADFRAKPILGDWNGSGLHTNFSTEATRAPGGLEVIYQYIERLKETSSKDIIFYGVDNNERLIGKHETSKLNETTFGIGTRGTSIRIPTAVAAAQSGYMEDRRPAAGADPYLVSSRLFASCLSVDAVELDFSSPRHEREWMASTSKV; the protein is encoded by the coding sequence ATGTTGTCGGGCATTACCTTTGAAATATTTCTGTTTAATTTTGAGATATATCatgatttttcttcccccctccttttttctttagccATTCGCATCGTGATTGCTTGTGGAATTCCGTCAATGACAAACTCTTCAGTGCAGCAGGTTGGTTGCCGGGTAACATACATATGGCTTTCTGGAAAGGATTCGCATCACGATATTCGCAGCAAGGACAGAACCATATATATTTCACCTGATGATTTGGAAAAGGACCCCAAAGAGCTTCTCCGTTTGGATATGTTCCCTGTATGGAATTTTGACGGTTCCTCAACAGGTCAAGCTGAAGGATTAATAACTGAAATTCACATCAAGCCTGTAAATGCGTACCACTGTTGCATTCCccgtgcttcctcttcagtacCATGGATAGTTGTACTCGCTGAATGCTTTTTACCGACCGGCGAACCCACACCCGATAACTCGCGGGCGGTAGCTCGTCGCATATTTGATAAAGGGCTCGGTACCCATCCATGGTTTGGGATGGAACAGGAATATTTCTTGGTAAAAGACGGACATCCCTATGGTTGGTGTCCCACTTGTCCCCCCGCGTCCCAGGGACCTTACTACTGCGCAACTGGCTCTGAATGTATCCGAGGTCGGAAACATGTTGATTTGCATTATGAGGTTTGCCTGCAAATGGGACTCAAGATATGTGGCACAAATGCTGAAGTTGCATTTGGACAGTGGGAATTTCAAGTCGGGCCGTGCGAAGGGATCGAAATGGGTGATCAGCTTGTTGTGGCTAGGTGGGTGTTGCTACGAATTTTGGAGCTTGAAGGGTTGGATGCAGATTTTCGTGCAAAGCCTATTTTGGGCGACTGGAACGGTAGCGGACTTCACACCAACTTCTCAACAGAGGCCACTCGGGCACCGGGTGGTTTGGAAGTCATTTATCAATATATTGAAAGATTAAAGGAAACTTCGTCCAAGGATATAATTTTTTATGGAGTTGACAATAACGAGCGGTTAATAGGGAAGCACGAGACCTCAAAATTAAATGAAACAACGTTTGGAATAGGTACACGGGGGACCTCAATTCGAATTCCTACCGCTGTGGCTGCCGCACAAAGTGGTTATATGGAGGATCGCCGGCCTGCGGCAGGGGCTGATCCATACTTGGTGTCATCAAGGCTCTTTGCATCATGCCTATCAGTGGACGCCGTTGAACTGGATTTTTCATCTCCTCGACACGAGCGGGAGTGGATGGCAAGTACTTCTAAGGTGTAG